A single Ziziphus jujuba cultivar Dongzao chromosome 11, ASM3175591v1 DNA region contains:
- the LOC107431942 gene encoding aldehyde oxidase GLOX1 has protein sequence MAAFQKALCLLPLFFIHGYAQFLFRNPFAPFFPRPAEGSLRVDGNAQSDFETKSKGTWQIFSKDSGVSSMHMQLLPNNKVIMYDAAAFHISNIKLPNGVCIPFKDKDGKELQDCWSHGVEFDTDTGNVRPLKMQYDPWCSSGGLSPIDGTLLSTGGWNDGIKTVRYIAPCEICDFEEYQTALADPRWYATQITLADGGFLLVGGRKAYTYEYVPPKGASNEKATKLALLDQTTDLDENNLYPFVHLSTDGNIFIFANNRAILLNLEKNEVVHEFPVLDGGSRNYPASGMSALLPIKLHVDNAEVIPAEIMVCGGAKPNAYGLAGKGQFIPALQDCGRIQITKPNAVWKKEYMPSQRVMGDMLILPTGKLLIINGAKKGTAAWAYAEDPNLVPVHYDPDGPKNKRFKELNPSKIPRMYHSTSAVLQDGKILVAGSNTNPGYDYKAKYPTELRVEKFSPPYLDKELDQHRPEIVELASTKRFTYGQTIIFRFKLEDEVLSKADIKVTMLAPPFTTHGYSMNQRMLILGKKEVTMHLGGVQQVVAVAPPSRVVAPPGYYLIFLVYRGVPSKGMWVQIM, from the exons ATGGCTGCCTTCCAAAAGGCTCTGTGTCTTCTCCCTCTCTTCTTCATCCATGGATATGCACAATTTTTATTCAGAAACCCTTTCGCTCCATTCTTCCCTAGACCTGCCGAAGGATCATTACGAGTAGATGGAAATGCACAGTCAGATTTTGAAACAAAGAGCAAGGGGACATGGCAAATTTTTTCCAAAGACTCTGGTGTCTCATCCATGCACATGCAATTACTTCCCAACAACAAGGTCATAATGTATGATGCCGCTGCTTTCCATATCTCTAATATCAAACTTCCCAATGGAGTTTGTATTCCTTTCAAGGATAAGGATGGTAAGGAGCTTCAGGATTGTTGGTCTCATGGTGTGGAATTTGACACTGACACTGGGAACGTTAGGCCACTCAAG ATGCAATATGATCCGTGGTGCTCATCTGGAGGACTTTCGCCTATTGACGGTACATTGTTGAGCACCGGTggttggaatgatggtattaaaACCGTTAGATACATAGCACCCTGCGAGATATGTGATTTCGAGGAGTACCAAACAGCTTTGGCAGATCCAAGAtg gtatgCAACTCAAATAACCCTAGCTGATGGTGGGTTCTTGTTGGTGGGTGGACGGAAGGCATACACATATGAGTACGTCCCACCAAAAGGAGCAAGCAACGAAAAAGCAACAAAATTGGCTTTGCTAGACCAAACCACAGATTTGGACGAGAACAATCTCTACCCTTTTGTCCATCTTTCCACAGACGGCAACATCTTCATCTTCGCCAACAACAGAGCCATTCTTCTCAACCTCGAGAAGAACGAGGTGGTCCACGAATTCCCAGTCTTAGATGGTGGTTCTCGTAACTACCCGGCTTCCGGAATGTCAGCTCTTCTCCCCATAAAACTCCATGTTGACAACGCTGAAGTAATCCCGGCAGAAATCATGGTATGTGGAGGTGCAAAACCAAATGCATATGGTTTAGCAGGGAAAGGCCAATTCATTCCAGCTCTTCAAGACTGCGGTAGGATCCAAATCACCAAACCCAATGCCGTGTGGAAGAAGGAATACATGCCCTCTCAGAGAGTCATGGGAGATATGTTGATCCTTCCCACCGGGAAACTCTTGATCATCAATGGTGCTAAGAAAGGTACCGCCGCATGGGCTTACGCCGAAGATCCTAACTTGGTTCCTGTCCATTACGATCCAGACGGTCCAAAAaacaagaggtttaaggaactCAATCCGAGCAAGATTCCAAGAATGTACCATTCAACATCAGCTGTGCTTCAGGATGGGAAAATTCTTGTAGCAGGAAGCAATACGAACCCGGGATACGATTACAAGGCTAAGTATCCGACGGAATTGAGGGTCGAAAAGTTCTCGCCGCCTTATTTGGATAAAGAACTCGACCAACATAGACCCGAGATCGTTGAATTGGCTTCCACGAAGAGGTTCACTTATGGACAAACAATCATTTTCAGGTTTAAGCTTGAGGACGAAGTTTTGAGCAAGGCAGATATAAAGGTGACAATGCTAGCTCCACCATTTACGACTCATGGTTATTCGATGAACCAGAGGATGTTGATCTTGGGTAAAAAGGAAGTGACAATGCATCTTGGAGGTGTTCAGCAAGTTGTGGCTGTGGCTCCTCCTTCTCGTGTTGTTGCACCACCTGGGTATTACCTAATCTTTTTGGTCTATCGTGGAGTTCCTAGCAAAGGAATGTGGGTGCAGATTATGTAA
- the LOC107431943 gene encoding casein kinase 1-like protein 3, with product MERIVGGKYKLGRKIGSGSFGEIYLATHIDTFEIVAVKIENSKTKHPQLLYEAKLYNILQGGSGIPGIKWSGIDGEDNVLVLDLLGPSLEDLFVYCGRKFSLKTVLMLADQMITRIEYAHSKGFLHRDIKPDNFLMGLGRKANQVYIIDFGLAKRYRDSTTNRHIPYRENKNLTGTARYASCNTHLGIEQSRRDDLESLGYVLLYFLRGSLPWQGLKAATKKQKYDKICEKKLSTPIEVLCKSHPVEFASYFHYCHSLTFDQRPDYGFLKRLFRDLFAREGYEFDYIFDWTIIKYQQAQKNRTQSRLSPVPGGSNSHAMPMDVDNRQVAGGVNASYSADVTERIRSSNATGPGIRMQFKAPATKNLNYDNPLEKNIVSEAFMPSTSHSLAGTSRKNTQKPLLSSEAANTGHGNANKVGPSSSWISSLQRISSAK from the exons ATGGAGCGGATCGTCGGCGGCAAGTACAAACTCGGCCGTAAGATCGGTAGCGGATCGTTTGGTGAAATCTATCTCG CTACGCATATCGATACGTTTGAGATCGTCGCTGTTAAGATT GAAAATAGTAAAACAAAGCACCCCCAATTGCTTTATGAGGCCAAGTTATACAATATCCTTCAAGGAGGAA GTGGAATTCCAGGCATAAAATGGTCTGGCATAGATGGGGAGGACAATGTGCTGGTTCTTGATTTGCTAGGACCGAGTCTAGAGGATTTGTTTGTGTATTGTGGGAGAAAGTTTTCCCTGAAGACAGTCTTAATGTTGGCTGATCAAATG ATTACTAGAATTGAATACGCTCACTCCAAAGGTTTCCTGCATAGAGATATTAAACCAGACAACTTTCTCATGGGTCTTGGTCGAAAAGCAAACCAG GTTTACATAATTGACTTTGGGCTTGCAAAAAGATACCGAGACTCAACAACCAATCGCCACATTCCTTATAG GGAGAACAAAAACTTAACAGGGACTGCACGATATGCAAGCTGCAATACTCATCTTGGAATTG AGCAAAGTCGGAGGGATGATTTGGAATCACTTGGATATGTTCTTCTATATTTCTTGAGAGGaag CCTTCCGTGGCAGGGATTAAAGGCTgccacaaagaaacaaaaatatgacaaGATATGTGAGAAGAAGCTATCAACTCCCATTGAG GTTTTATGTAAATCTCATCCGGTGGAGTTTGCATCGTATTTCCATTACTGCCACTCGTTGACATTTGATCAGCGACCAGATTATGGTTTCTTGAAACGTCTATTCCGTGATTTGTTTGCTCGTGAAG GATATGAATTTGATTACATATTTGACTGGACTATCATAAAGTACCAGCAGGCACAAAAGAATAGAACACAATCCCGATTATCT CCAGTTCCTGGAGGGAGCAACAGTCATGCAATGCCAATGGATGTGGACAATCGACAAG TGGCTGGAGGTGTCAATGCTTCTTATTCAGCTGATGTCACAGAGCGCATTAGATCAAGCAATGCTACTGGTCCTGGAATTCGCATGCAATTTAAAGCTCCAGCAACCAAGAATTTAAATTATGACAATCCTCTTGAGAAGAAT ATTGTGAGTGAAGCATTTATGCCATCTACTTCTCATTCACTTGCTGGTACCTCAAGAAAGAACACCCAGAAACCTCTTTTATCCTCTGAAGCAGCAAATACTGGTCATGGAAATGCCAACAAAGTAGGTCCATCAAGTAGCTGGATTTCATCGCTTCAGCGCATCTCTTCTGCCAAGTGA